The sequence TGGCCCGGCTGCTGGACACGATCGCCCCGGGCAACCTGGTGGTGCTGCGTACCCCGTCGGCGGTGGCGGCCGGCGGCGCGGTGCTGCTGGTCGCCGCCATCGCCCGCGAGCTGGGCGCCGGCCGGGGCGCGCAGCTCGTCGCGGCGGTGCTCACCGCGCTGTCCGGCATCGTGCTCGCCAGTGGTCACCTGCTCAGCACCACCACCGTCGACCTGCTGGTCTGGTTGGTCGCGGCGTGGTGTGCGGTGCGGCTGCTGCGCACCGGTGACAGCCGCTGGGCGCTGGGCATCGGGCTGGCTCTCGGTGTGGGCATGCTCAGCAAGCTGCTGCCGGCGTTGCTGGCCGTGGGCCTGGTCGCCGGGGTGCTGATCGCCGGGCCGCGTCGGCTGCTGCGCGACCGGTGGGTGCTGGCCGCCGCCGGGATCACCGTGCTGCTGGCCGCGCCGAACCTGATCTGGCAGGCGGCCCACGGCTTTCCGCAGCTCGGCGTGGCCGCATCCATCTCCGACGGCGACAGCTCCTACAGTGGCCGTCGGGAGGCGTTCACCCTCCACTTCGTCATCATCAGCCCGTACGCCGTACCGATCTGGATCGCCGGCCTCGTCGCGCTGCTGCGCCGGCCGGCGTGGCGGGCCTACCGGGCGGTGGGCTGGGCCTGGCTGGTGGTGGTCGGCATCGTGCTGATCGCCGGCGGCAAGGGTTACTACGACGCGCCGCTGTTGCTGGTCCTCACCGCCGCCGGGGCGCTGGTCACCGTGGCGTGGGCGTCGCGCGGGTCGCTCTGGTGGCGTCGAGGGTTGCTCGCGCTGGGCGTGGTGCCGTTCCTGCTGCCCAACGTCGTGCTGCTGCTGCCGGTGCTGCCGGCCGACCGGTTGCCCGCTTTCGTGGTCGACGTCAACTACGACGCCGGCGAGACGATCGGCTGGCCCGAGTTCGCCGACTCCCTCGCTACCGTCCACAGTGGATTGCCGCCGCAGGAGCGTTCGCGGGCGGTCGTCCTGACCGGCAACTACGGCGAGGCCGGCGCGGTGGCCCGCTACGGGCCGGCCCGTGGTCTGCCCCGGGCGTACTCCGGGCACAACAGCATGGTCGACTTCGGTCGGCCGCCCGCCGACGCGGACGTGGTCATCGCCGTCGGCTGGGAGCGCCCCGACCAGCTGAACACCTGGTTCGAGCAGTGCACGCTCGCCGGGCGGGTGGATCAGCGGGTCGAGGTGGAGAACGACGAGAACGGCGGCCCGATCCACGTGTGCCGGGGGCTGCGGCGTCCGTGGGCGCAGATCTGGGACACCGAGGTACGCCACACCGGCTGACAGTGGTTCAGCCGGCTCCGCTGGTCAGCCAGGCCTGGATGCCGACCAGGGCCTCGGGGCCGGAGGTGGCGTCGACGTCGCGGGCGAGATCGGCGATCGTGACGGCGGCGAGCGCCTGACGCCACGCGTCCTCGGCCGCCCACATCGCGCGGGCGACCGGGCACGGCGTGGTGCAGGCGTCGGCCGGGGTCGCGAACGGGCCGCGCTGGCGGATCTCGGTGCAGACGAAGGTGGGGCCGGGCCCGTCGACGGCCCGGACCACGTCGAGCAGGGTGATGCTCTCCGGTGCGCGGGTCAGCACGTAACCGCCCGACTTGCCCTGCACGGAGTGGATCAGGCCGGCGCGGGCCAGTGACTGGAGCTGCTTGGCGAGGTAGCTGCTGGAGACGTCGTGCAGTTCCGCCAGCTTGGCCGCCGGAACGGGCGTGTTGCTGGCGGTGAGCACCACGCAGCAGTGCAGCGCCCACTCGACCCCGCCGGACATCTTCATGACGTCACCCTAGTCACCCCGTTACTCGGACTCATTGTGTCCGAGTATAGTTCTCGGACAAGAAAGGTCCGAGTATCGGCTGAACCTCAGCGGTCGGACCTGACAGTCACGGGAAGGTGCATGGTTATGAAGATCGCCGTACTGGGCGGGACCGGCCTCATCGGGTCGCAGGTCGTCAAGATCCTGCAGGCCGCGGGTCACGAGGCGGTGCCGCTCTCGCCGTCCACCGGGGTGGACCTGCTCACCGGGCAGGGCCTGGCCGACGGGCTCGCCGGCGCCGAGGTCGTGGTCAACCTGACGAACTCGCCGACCTTCGACGAGGCCTCGCCCGCCTTCTTCCAGACGACCATGGACAACCTGCTGGCCGCCGCCGCCCGCGCGGGCGTCGGCCACGCGGTGATCCTCTCCATCGTCGGCGTCGACCAGGTG comes from Micromonospora vinacea and encodes:
- a CDS encoding ArnT family glycosyltransferase is translated as MSEPAIEIDRPHRPAQSPRPGRPPEPGARTRGPWLVAAATTVTLLLLADRYGYHRDELYFLLAGRHLDWGYVDQGPLVPALARLLDTIAPGNLVVLRTPSAVAAGGAVLLVAAIARELGAGRGAQLVAAVLTALSGIVLASGHLLSTTTVDLLVWLVAAWCAVRLLRTGDSRWALGIGLALGVGMLSKLLPALLAVGLVAGVLIAGPRRLLRDRWVLAAAGITVLLAAPNLIWQAAHGFPQLGVAASISDGDSSYSGRREAFTLHFVIISPYAVPIWIAGLVALLRRPAWRAYRAVGWAWLVVVGIVLIAGGKGYYDAPLLLVLTAAGALVTVAWASRGSLWWRRGLLALGVVPFLLPNVVLLLPVLPADRLPAFVVDVNYDAGETIGWPEFADSLATVHSGLPPQERSRAVVLTGNYGEAGAVARYGPARGLPRAYSGHNSMVDFGRPPADADVVIAVGWERPDQLNTWFEQCTLAGRVDQRVEVENDENGGPIHVCRGLRRPWAQIWDTEVRHTG
- a CDS encoding RrF2 family transcriptional regulator translates to MKMSGGVEWALHCCVVLTASNTPVPAAKLAELHDVSSSYLAKQLQSLARAGLIHSVQGKSGGYVLTRAPESITLLDVVRAVDGPGPTFVCTEIRQRGPFATPADACTTPCPVARAMWAAEDAWRQALAAVTIADLARDVDATSGPEALVGIQAWLTSGAG